The Komagataella phaffii GS115 chromosome 4, complete sequence genome includes the window TAATTTCTGTGAAGATTCAAACCTTTGAAGCAAAGACTTATCTGCAACTAGTTTTGAGTCCCCTAATAATTTAAATACTGAACCAACTtccttgaaaaactcaaaagcttcaacaacttgagCTTTTGGTGACTCTGAAACAGGAGAAAAGGTTTGTTCAATAAAAGCATTAGCTTTTTCCACTGCTTCTGTCCCCTTTTCAGGGCCTTCCTCCTTCGCATTTATATAGGTTGTCAAAAAGGTCAGAGTAGCAACGCCAAGAAGAGTGTTGGGAACAGAAGTTCTAAAGGGTATTTGTTTCACAATTTGTCTCCAATAATCAGTATCATTCAGTCTAACTGAGCTTTCCAATTCTGTGGCCGATAAGAATAGAGCAATCAAAGACGAATTGAGTGTCTCGGAGACAATAGTATTAATTTTCGAAATTGTGGATCTGAAGTTTAAAACAGATCGGGAGACCTTTGAGTTGTAATTGATGGGTCTTGTTTTCAGCTTCAATAATCCAGAAATCTTAGAAATCAGAGTAATCGATTTTCTTTCGTCGGAAGTCACTTTGGAGTCACTCGGTTCCACCAAGTCCCTTTCAGTGATTTTGCCTAACTTGAACAACACCAGAAGCAAAAACAACTCCTTTGGATGCTTTGATTGCTGAAAGAGGGGAGATACCAATAATTCACCCCATTTTGTCAAGGCAAATGAGTAGTCAACAAATCCAAGTATTGTTAGAGCACGTAATAAACCTGTGCTTACAATATCTATTGGCTGAGAGATCTTCTGTGAATCATTGGGATAGTCTGTAATCACACTGTCAGTAACAAATTTGCTactgaaattttggaagaaaccATCCAATGTAAAAACAGTTCCATTGGCCTGGTTCGTCTTCACAATAATAGATCGAATCTTACTATAAATCGTAGGCTGgattctttgattcaaAGTCAGCTCCCTAACTGGCTGATAAACTGCGGTCAATTGTAATCGTTTAACTTGATAGtatctgttcaaaaatgatGTTAGAACATTtaaaacttttcctttcaatTCTATGGAATCATCACCGATTGTAATCTTTTCATACAATTGGGTTACCTGGGCATCTAGTGGTAATCTTTCAAGATAATGGTCGTATATTATTGATTCTAAGAGTTCAAAATTAATCAAACCAAGGGAGATGTAAAAATACAGTTCATTTGATAGTCGTTGGCCAATGACATCATGCAAATCATTAGGAATCTGCAAATCCTGGTCTTTTGGATACAACGGGGTGTTGACGGAACTAGGGGTTGATTGGGACGAACTATTAGCACTCTGGGCAATATTGGGAGGttttgaagaggaggagTGGGAAACTTGAAACAATTCTGAGTTCAATGGCCCAACGCTCCCGTCTTCTTTCAATACTGGAACATATTTCAATAGTGCTAATcctctttgaaatttctcTAATGATGCCGGATCTTGTAGCAATGAATTGATGATCGAACCTCCATTATTGACATAATCATGTAACGAGGGAAAAGAGGCCGATAGGAAGCCAGGTAACCGTTCTGGTTGGAACTCATTTCCTAACGCAAACGATATGTTCTTTAATTGTTCGAAAGAAAGATTCAGTCTTGAGAGAATATTCGTTTTATCTAGCGATTTGAACTCTCTATTCTGAAATTCAAATCCCAGAATGAACTTTTGAGTAGGATTCAACAGTAAATAGTCTGTAGAAGAATACACCACATCTACCATTTGCTTACTTTCCAAGTAATGCAGTTGGACGACAGCAGAATAAGGAGCCACCAGATAGTCGATGTTATTCTCGATAAAGAAGGTGATCAGGTCTCCATAAAGAGGCCGTATAGGGATACTTGACCATGGTTCTCTAAAAGAATAACCGCCATCTCTGGAATACGTTCTGTCGTCCCAGACTTTTCGGTGGTATATCTCTGAGGAGTTAAGTTCTTTACCATTTAGTAATTTTTCGTATTGTGACGTGCTTTTCAGACCTGGAAATACAAACAATGGTCTAATGTTTAGTTCTTGGAACATTTTAAGATCGGTATCGATGTAGTTTAACAGTGTCAAGGGAACGCCACTAATTGCATCATAATTAAGCTCCTTCTTGAAGCTCAAGAGACGAGAAATATAGTGCTCAACGTCAATTCCAATAGTGGCATTCTTCAACACATCAAACGGATATGTGTTGACCGAGTgattatcaaaaagatgAGATTCTAGGGTGTTAATAGGCATCTTGTGTTGGGGATGTTTGATGAATTATGTTTCCCCGAAGCATTTCAATTGCATATAGGAGGGGCCTCCGCGCGAGCAGCCCACCCCGGTCCAAAGCGTCTCTACCTGGGcagaaatttttcattcattcCCGCCTACTGGGTTTCACCCTCGCGCGGTTAAAGAACACGTTGAACAGTTCCAGTCCactctctttctttctgCTATCCCAACTCTTCACCAATGAAGCTTCTTCACAGCATTTTCTGGCTCACAGCCATCATCCAGCTATCATTGGCATTGACATACAAGCAATTACAGGAAAATTATTTGAAAGGAGCCAATATCCTCAAAATTGACAACAAAAATTACAAACTCATAGAGGAGGCTAGGGAGGACTTTGAGCTCGTTCTCTTCATCACTGCTAACGGTGCAGACGTGAATTGTAGGCTGTGCAAAGAGTTCCAAACTCCTTTCGAAATCCTCGCCAACTCCTACGCTACCAATAAAGCCCATTATTCAGAGGAAGAGATCGGTAAACCAGTGGTATTTGCTATAAGTGATTTCACTTACTCCAGAAAGTTCTTCGAAGCTTTGAAACTACAAAACGTTCCAAAGATCTTCCACTACGCTAGCACTGAAAAGGCATCTAGTGCACTGAATGTCGATGATGAATACGATTTCACTGCCGCAGATCTTATTACCCACTTACGTAACTGGATCACAGCAAAAACTAAGGTTGACCCCAAGTTGTTGGAAATCCATATCCCTCCCAATTACAACGCAATTGCCACTAATTTCATGGTGGCATTGATTATTCTAATAGTCATCTACAAAAAGTACGAATTGATCCTGACTTTCTTAGGAAACAAGAATCTGTGGCAAGGTCTTTCGATGGTGACAATTGTTGCATTCATTGCAGGGCACATGTTCAACACAATTAGAAACACCCAATATATCATGGTGACTCAGGGCGGCTCTCCAGTATATATCCAGCCTGGtcaccaacaacaattAGGGGTTGAAACTCAAATCGTTGGGCTAATTTACGGATCATTATTTGCCCTTTCCGTTTTGCTATATAAAGCTGGAGCAAGCAAAGAAGGATCATCCGGCTGGCTATCTATTCTGATAAGCGTTTTAGTATTTTTATTGTACAGTGGATTGATAGGAGTGTTCCACCTAAAGAACATGGGCTATCCATATAGCTTGATACATCTATTTTAGAATAGTCAATATAGAGAGTTTTTCAGTAAGcttttttcattttttatAGCTTGCTTTCAATGGACTCAACTCTTCTCTCTATTGTCTCCGTCATTTGATTGATCTTTATTATGCGAAGTTTGAGTACTTTGATTCTCTCTTTGAATGTATCCAACAAATATCTGTATGAATTGGGATCGTTAGACCTGGTATTGCTTTCAATGGTGGCATCAACGTTGTCATAAACCCTCTGAATATTCCGTAGCAGTTGGAGAAGCATTATCTGCGATTCGTATAATGTCTGTAGTTTATTATTTAAAGCTTCCAATGGCTGTTCCAGTAAGGCCTGAATGGTTAGTTCAATTGGGTGAACAAACTGAGAACTCGAATGCTCATCTGGGAGAATTTCCAAAGACGATTGGGAGGGTGTTATTTTGAGTTTTGAGACGctcttgaaattgaaattggGAAGTTCACTCATAGGTCATGGCGTTGGTTGACGGATGTTAACGAAAGTTTGGAGAAGTATGTATGGCTTTCCATCAATATATGGGGGTGAGAATCATGATGAGATAGAATTCGAGAAGACCTAACCTTGGACCTGGAGTTGATACCAGTACCAAGAATAGATTCACTAGTCCATTCATACTGTGCCTCCATGAGACGATATTTGTCCTCTGTTGCTAGTCAGTCGAGGCCTTCTATCCTTGAGCTACttcctccaaagagatTTGTCAATcgaattctttttgatctcGATAGTCGGTTAAATTACAAAAAAGTCATCCCAGTCTTGGATACGATATACCAAAGTATTCCTTCTGGAGAAGATCCCATAATTCCCAAATATGCCACCCCTGACGATTTGATGCTGTTTCAAaaggctttgaaagaaatacGACAGAAAACTCGTACAGAAAACAGGTATCTTATGCAGCTAGAGAATGCTCTGGTAGAGAAAGCTGCTGAATCTGGTCAACGAGATGCCGTTTCGGTATTAGCATTTACTGCAATCAAAGATCAGAATAATCAGTTTACTGATGATGACAAGGCTCATGCCAGAAAGCTAATCAAAGAACTTATGAAGCTCAAGCACCCACTAGCTATAAAACTGACGGGTGATATGTTGTATCAGTCGAATGCTCTAGTAGAGGCAGAAAAGATGTACATGCGGTTCCTAGAGCTAGAAAAAGATACGATCTTATCCGCTGAGGTTCATAAATCTCTGGGGGTCATCTTTTTTAAAGACTTACGCCATTTCAAGGCCAGAACACATTTTGAGAAGAGTATAAGATTAGCTCCATTGGATAAGGTGTACGAATCACACTTTTATCTCTCTCAATTGTACTCAAATGACGACCCTCTTCGCTCTAGACATCATTTGCAACTGAGTTCATCTCAAGGTTTGAGAGAGAGTCTAGCCAATCTTGGCTTCTTGGAGCTGAATTATTTCAATAACGCAGACATTGCATTTCAATGGTTCAAACTTGGAGCAGAGATCACAGACATCACCTCATTAATAGGGCTGTTTGATTGCTATATGCTGAAGAAGGAGTATCACGAGGCAGTGAACATCTTGGATCAATTGAGGGATACGCTTACCAGTGATTCATACAAAAATGCCATAAAGACAGGTACTGAAAAGGTAACTTGGGAGCAACTACAATCAGTAAGAGCAAAGTCACTGGAAACTCTGTCAAGCCTTCGTCTCCTATAGACAACTTCCCCTCCACTGTGTAGTTGAATGTAAATAACTTTTAGAATCTAATGACGACTTAATTATTAAGGTTTTCAAACAATTATTTTACAGTAGACGATAGTGTTTCAGTATTTCATGTTGAAGACTCTTGATTAGAGATGTGGAACTATCCAAGATATAACCACTGATGGTTAATTCACTCAACATATGAATTCACCTTCCTTTTAAGTTTATGCTTTTCCGATATAGTGTAACGGCTAGCACGGTCCGCTTTCACCGGGCAGACCCGGGTTCGACTCCCGGTATCGGAGTGatattgaaattttttcatcctaattttttttttcgttgACTCTGTCTCCCATCTGACTCATAGACTCTCGACACAGCTAGGCGCACCCCCCGCCTGGTCAACCGCCAAGATCGCGGGCTTCGTATATAACAACATCAGGCAGCCggagattttttctttcgGTTGGTAACGTATCTGTTCTACGTTCATAATTGTTGTTACAAGAAAATCATGGCCGACGTTGTTTTAGGATCCCAGTGGGGAGACGAAGGAAAGGGAAAGCTTGTCGATGTCCTCTGTGAGGATATCGATGTCTGCGCACGTTGTCAAGGAGGCAACAACGCTGGTCATACTATTATTGTGAAGGGCGTCAAGTTTGACTTTCATATGCTTCCATCTGGTCTGGTGAACCCAAAATGTAAGAACTTAATTGGTTCTGGAGTTGTGATTCACCTGCCTTCCTTTTTTGAGGAACTAGAGGccattgaaaacaaaggGCTGGACTGTACTGGTAGACTGTTCGTTTCGTCAAGAGCTcatcttgtttttggtttccATCAGAGAACCGACAAGTTGAAGGAAGCCGAGTTGCATGAGACGAAAAAGTCGATTGGAACTACTGGTAAAGGTATTGGTCCCACCTATTCTACAAAAGCTTCTAGATCTGGTATCCGTGTTCACCATCTGGTGAGTGATGAGCCTGACTCTTGGAAAGAGTTTGAGACCAGACTTAGCCGTCTTATTGAGACTAGAAAGAAGAGGTATGGTCACTTTGATTGCGACTTGGAGTCAGAATTGGCCAAGTACAAGGTGTTGAGGGAAAAGATCAAGCCATTTGTGGTGGATTCTATTGAATTCATGCACGATGCCATCAAGgacaaaaagaagatattGGTGGAAGGTGCTAACGCCCTCATGTTGGATATCGACTTCGGTACTTATCCTTACGTTACGTCCTCGAACACTGGTATCGGAGGTGTCTTGACTGGTCTGGGAATTCCACCTAAGGCCATTAACAATATTTATGGTGTTGTCAAAGCCTACACTACCAGAGTCGGAGAAGGTCCCTTCCCCACTGAGCAGTTGAACGAAGATGGAGAGAAGTTGCAAACCATTGGTTGCGAGTATGGTGTCACCACTGgtagaaagagaagatgTGGTTGGTTGGATCTGGTGGTGCTTAAATACTCCACCCTGATCAACGGTTACACCTCTTTGAATATTACCAAACTGGATGTTTTGGACACTTTCAAGGAGATAAAGATTGGTGTTTCTTACACCTACCAAGGAAAGAGAGTCACCACCTTCCCAGAAGATCTCCATGCCCTTGGTAAGGTTGATGTTGAGTATGTTACTTTCCCAGGTTGGGAAGAGGATATCACTCAGATCAAAAATTATGAGGATCTGCCAGCAAACGCCAAAAAGTATTTGGAGTTCATCGAAGAATACGTTGAAGTTCCTATCCAATGGGTTGGAACTGGCCCTGGTAGAGAGTCGATGTTAGAAAAAAACATATAGAATTGATATATTATTACTTGCAtctgtttttcaaacacTTCTAGTAAATTGTTCCCACCATTCTGATACATCCTCACCTAGTGAAGAGACCAGGTTATCATCAGAATCCGAattattgaaaatgtcCTTTTTTGAGGGATCTTTGGAGTCAAATTTCTTAGCAATTATTAAACTGGTACCGTAGGCTTGCGACTCTCCTAGATCTTTAAACAAAACCCACCAATTGCGCCCCGTTTTTAGTAACTTCTCATCTGGAAGTAGAATTTCTTGTTCCGACCTTGACTCCGTGGAGAGTGAAAGAATCGATTGGTTCAAACTGATCAGTTGGGATTTGGATATTTCCTTTGCATTCTTTGGTTTGCTGGTACTATTGAGTATTGACCCCTTTATTGTTTCATTATCTTTAAGTGTTAATGTCGAAAATACGTCCGAATCCAACTCACCGAAATCCTCATCACTACCTCGGAATGAAATGACTGGGAATGAACTTTGGTGGCTATCGGATGGTCGGTCATACAACAAATAGTAGAATGTAGAAGGTTTAGATTTAACACaactttgatattctttgatgttttctAGAACTAACCTGTAGAGACAAGTTTGCCAAATCCTGTAAAGGGAGTCTTCAAGCTTTCTATAATATTCTGGTTCATTTAACGATGCACAATCTCCACGATAAATTGCTGTAAAGGTGAGACCAGCAACCTCATATATCAGTAATTTGTGTTCCATATACGTGGGTTCATCTTTTTGCTTGAGAAAGACTAACTTATCAcatatttctttctcatctGTGTTGGTATGTAGCTTTACCATTCCAATCAAAAATTTACCTCTTTTCTCGTTGACTTTGGCATCAGGTGTATTTTCTGCATCGTCGTTCGCTTGAGGAGCCTCTAGAGTTGGAGGTGTTTCTCCTTTGTTGTAAAACCAACTGACTTCAGGCAAATATCCGCTAATCGAAGACATGGCATCCAACGTCATAGTTGCAGGATATAAAATGTTACCCAGTTGTGTGGTCAAAAAATTCTTGGATGGCTCTAGAAAGGATAAGCTTTGGTTGGCTATTAGATAAAATAGATTTTCACGTTCCTCCTCTGGTGAGGTGGGGTCAACTTCTGACGGGGAAAGAACATTGCCTTCACTCAGATTATTAGTAGTTAGACCCACTGTCAGCGCTATGCACTGTTGATAACGAATCAGATCCACAATTGATTCCTGTTCAAATTTAGAATCCTTGTTCTTCCAGAGAACGCCGAAGTTCTTTATAGGCGTCTTTGTTGTATTCATGATGATTATGTCCAATATTTCAGGATCCTCTGACATCAATTCGGCTAAGTTGGTTTCCAAAGAGTCAGTAAATCCATTGGGCAATTCGATGGAAGATTTTCTGAACGAGTGGTCGACATCAACAAATCCTTCATTTttaatttcaaagttgaccCACTTATTTTTACACCAAGTATACCACCAGTCTTCTAGCAGCTGTGTAAACGACTCTAATGGCAACTGGTTATAATTGAAGGAGAATTCACCATTATGCAACCTCCACCATCTAtatccttcttgaagttcCGCCTCTGTGTATTCAGGTAAGGCTAAAAATCTAAGAGTAAATATCTTCTCGTTCGTAGCAGTGACCTTAACTTCTGCCAACCTTATAGATAGTACGAGCCAGTAGTCTTGCTCCACATTAAGAAGAATCAGTCTAGTCTTTTGTGTATCAATGAATCTCAGTTTGTTACCCCCTCtaaacttggaagaaaaatcttGCAGTCCTTCGATCATGCCTATAAGCTTGAATTTCTGGAAGTTGGAAGTTTCTGCACCATCAAACCTTATGAAGCATAACAGCTTTCGTTTCACCTCTAGCTCCGTCTCATCGAGATCTGAGCTTGGTATGCTTTCTTCATTGGATTGCAACTTGGGGTTGAAAATGGCAAAAAATTGCAACCCTGGATACGACTGAAGCACCAACTGTTGTCCAGCTGATTCCATAACGACCCAAAAGGCAAACTAAGATCAATTAGTACCTTGAGTATGCAAAACTAAAGAATTAAGGCCTGGCCTTAACTTCAGGGTTATCATGGGGAAATATCAATCCGCGAAGAAAATTGGTGAGAGAGGCATCCAACATCCAGTATGTATTCAGATTATCCTGAACCCCAAATTtcagctttcttttcaggCAATCGATGGTTGAAGATACTTCAAAACTGAACCCTTCAAAGTTGGGCACCAAAGAGTATTGGGATGATTTCTACCAGTTAGAAACTgcaaatttcaaagaagactcGGAGAATGTTGGTGAATGTTGGTTTGACGATTCAGATGCAGAAAATAAGATAATCGAATTCTTGTTCGACAGAATAGAGGATGGATCCTCAGAGTTCTTCCACAGTAATTCAAGAGTATGTGACCTTGGGACTGGGAATGGCCATTTACTGTTTGAGTTGAGGAAGGAAGGATTTAGAGGTGATTTGGTGGGATTGGATTACTCAGAAGTTTCTGTGGAGTTTGCAAGGCAGATTGCCCAAAAGCATGCGGTGAAAGGAATAACGTTCCAACAATGTGATATATTAGATGAAAAATCGTCCGTCTTAAATGATGAGAATGACAAATTTGACATTCTCTTGGATAAAGGGACATTTGATGCTATTGCCCTTAGCTCGTCAACATACAACGGAGGTAAAACTGGAATTGAAATTTACCCTTCTACAGTGAAAAAGCTACTCAAAAAGGGAGGAATATTGCTGGTAACTAGTTGCAATTTTACTGAATCTGAACTGATAAAGCACATCACGAAGAATGATGAGtttgcagaagaaaaaCATATCGAGTatccaaagtttgaatTTGGTGGTATCCAGGGTCAAACGATATGCAGTATttgtttcatcaaaaattgaaaacatcTTATTCTATTCATTTCGGTATGAGCTCCGATACTCTATCATACAATTCGTCCCGACTCGTACCACTACCCACTTTAATGGAGTATTGTAAAGGTTTTCCGTCTTCTTGAAGTGTTATTCgaagaaatttttcactCTGCAGAGAACTCTCCATGCCTTTATCAATTTTTAAACCTTTAACCAGCGGAAtattcaacaaagatcTGAAAGTGGCATCCTGTCTCATCACTAGTTTATAAAATTCTGTATCAGTTTTGTCAATCAACTTTAATATACCTATACCTTTCTCCTTCCAGCCTTCTTTTATGGCATCCAAATCGAGACGATAAAGTTTAGATTTCACCGAATACAGTGATTTTTGTTCGACTTCAGCCGATTGCTCTTGTATATTCAATTGTACCTTGGCAAAAAGCGGTATTCCCTGAGTagagttttctttggcagacttttcagttttttcagTATTGTCGTTATCTTCAGCTTCAGGGGTTTGCTCCTTTTTCGaatccaaatcttcaaatacGGATTTTTTAGTCAATGTTTTTTTAAATGCATTACCAAAGGAGGATCCTGTTCCAAAAACAGGCTTTGGTTTCTCTGCAGATTCCGATCCTGATTCATCTTTGGGGTTTGAGGTCCGGTCTGGTTCGTCTTTGCTATCTTTTGACTCTGCattggtttcttcttttgaaggcTTCGCTCCAAAAACGTTTTTATTTGTAAAAGCTCCAAATCCTCCGACGCTTGCAAACTTCGTTTTTTGACCAAATACAAATTTTGGTTTTTCAGGTAATGGGGGAGGAGACTTAGCGGAGTCGTCAGCCTCTTTACCAATTTCACTATCAGTGGGAAGCGTACTCTTTACTTTCTTTACCTGTTCAGAATCTGCTTCGGGGtcagtttttctttttttaaTTGGAGGTAAAGGAATTGGCTTCTCAAGTGGATCCTCTTCCACGAGAGTCTTTTCATCTGTGACGTTTGCTCCCTCGACACTTTGGGATAATTTCTTTGTACTGTCACCTTCACATTTAGAGGgttcttccttcaattgcttTGGATCACTATCTTGTGAAGCTTCGGCTTCGTTACTACTCATTTCTCTGGAAAGGCTGGGGAAGAACAAAGGGCAGACAGAACTGGTGAGTTTCGTGGTTTTGATGGAATTGATATTGGGAGGGGTACACTACCAAAAAATATCACCAGAGTTGGGAATAATAACTTCCGAGGACACAATTGAAATGTACAGGTGACTTGCCGCTTATAGGATGATATAGGAAGCGTCGGCATTTGTTGCTGACATGGGTAGGAGGTGTTTTCATTCATTGACGCTTTAGGCAGTTATAGAAGCTTTCTTCGTTTTTAGGGTATAAATTTTTAGTCTAGACGGTCTGCTTCTGGTGATACGGGTATATTTCATTTAGCTATTACTGTGCCATaagaatcaattgatcTAATCTGAGTACTATGGGTAATTCTGTCAGGAATCGTGTCTCATCATCCCCATCTACGTGCCTCATGCAGAATCCAAATCGAGACGAAACGTAAATAGTAAAGGCACGAACTGACGCCTAAGAAAAACTCCCACGTTAAAACATCACAACAATAACATCAAACTCCCAAACAAAATGGAAACCATTTTAAGGGTCAGGCAGTCGAATGATGAAACCTCATCACTGTTTGAAGTTACGTCAGGTAATACTATCCAAGTCGATGGCCAAGAGTTCAAGTTCGATTCAATTCAGGGCGGACAAGTAGATCAGCAAGAGCTCTTTGAGCGCACGGTCCAACCATTTCTAGACTCTGAGATAATTCCACATTCCAAAGATGTAACTCTATTCA containing:
- a CDS encoding Gamma subunit of the oligosaccharyltransferase complex of the ER lumen, which catalyzes asparagine-l, which translates into the protein MKLLHSIFWLTAIIQLSLALTYKQLQENYLKGANILKIDNKNYKLIEEAREDFELVLFITANGADVNCRLCKEFQTPFEILANSYATNKAHYSEEEIGKPVVFAISDFTYSRKFFEALKLQNVPKIFHYASTEKASSALNVDDEYDFTAADLITHLRNWITAKTKVDPKLLEIHIPPNYNAIATNFMVALIILIVIYKKYELILTFLGNKNLWQGLSMVTIVAFIAGHMFNTIRNTQYIMVTQGGSPVYIQPGHQQQLGVETQIVGLIYGSLFALSVLLYKAGASKEGSSGWLSILISVLVFLLYSGLIGVFHLKNMGYPYSLIHLF
- a CDS encoding Peripherally bound inner membrane protein of the mitochondrial matrix — translated: MRRYLSSVASQSRPSILELLPPKRFVNRILFDLDSRLNYKKVIPVLDTIYQSIPSGEDPIIPKYATPDDLMLFQKALKEIRQKTRTENRYLMQLENALVEKAAESGQRDAVSVLAFTAIKDQNNQFTDDDKAHARKLIKELMKLKHPLAIKLTGDMLYQSNALVEAEKMYMRFLELEKDTILSAEVHKSLGVIFFKDLRHFKARTHFEKSIRLAPLDKVYESHFYLSQLYSNDDPLRSRHHLQLSSSQGLRESLANLGFLELNYFNNADIAFQWFKLGAEITDITSLIGLFDCYMLKKEYHEAVNILDQLRDTLTSDSYKNAIKTGTEKVTWEQLQSVRAKSLETLSSLRLL
- a CDS encoding Adenylosuccinate synthase codes for the protein MADVVLGSQWGDEGKGKLVDVLCEDIDVCARCQGGNNAGHTIIVKGVKFDFHMLPSGLVNPKCKNLIGSGVVIHLPSFFEELEAIENKGLDCTGRLFVSSRAHLVFGFHQRTDKLKEAELHETKKSIGTTGKGIGPTYSTKASRSGIRVHHLVSDEPDSWKEFETRLSRLIETRKKRYGHFDCDLESELAKYKVLREKIKPFVVDSIEFMHDAIKDKKKILVEGANALMLDIDFGTYPYVTSSNTGIGGVLTGLGIPPKAINNIYGVVKAYTTRVGEGPFPTEQLNEDGEKLQTIGCEYGVTTGRKRRCGWLDLVVLKYSTLINGYTSLNITKLDVLDTFKEIKIGVSYTYQGKRVTTFPEDLHALGKVDVEYVTFPGWEEDITQIKNYEDLPANAKKYLEFIEEYVEVPIQWVGTGPGRESMLEKNI
- a CDS encoding Protein that forms a complex with Pbp1p, which produces MPINTLESHLFDNHSVNTYPFDVLKNATIGIDVEHYISRLLSFKKELNYDAISGVPLTLLNYIDTDLKMFQELNIRPLFVFPGLKSTSQYEKLLNGKELNSSEIYHRKVWDDRTYSRDGGYSFREPWSSIPIRPLYGDLITFFIENNIDYLVAPYSAVVQLHYLESKQMVDVVYSSTDYLLLNPTQKFILGFEFQNREFKSLDKTNILSRLNLSFEQLKNISFALGNEFQPERLPGFLSASFPSLHDYVNNGGSIINSLLQDPASLEKFQRGLALLKYVPVLKEDGSVGPLNSELFQVSHSSSSKPPNIAQSANSSSQSTPSSVNTPLYPKDQDLQIPNDLHDVIGQRLSNELYFYISLGLINFELLESIIYDHYLERLPLDAQVTQLYEKITIGDDSIELKGKVLNVLTSFLNRYYQVKRLQLTAVYQPVRELTLNQRIQPTIYSKIRSIIVKTNQANGTVFTLDGFFQNFSSKFVTDSVITDYPNDSQKISQPIDIVSTGLLRALTILGFVDYSFALTKWGELLVSPLFQQSKHPKELFLLLVLFKLGKITERDLVEPSDSKVTSDERKSITLISKISGLLKLKTRPINYNSKVSRSVLNFRSTISKINTIVSETLNSSLIALFLSATELESSVRLNDTDYWRQIVKQIPFRTSVPNTLLGVATLTFLTTYINAKEEGPEKGTEAVEKANAFIEQTFSPVSESPKAQVVEAFEFFKEVGSVFKLLGDSKLVADKSLLQRFESSQKLIDQIQ
- a CDS encoding Putative S-adenosylmethionine-dependent methyltransferase of the seven beta-strand family translates to MVEDTSKLNPSKLGTKEYWDDFYQLETANFKEDSENVGECWFDDSDAENKIIEFLFDRIEDGSSEFFHSNSRVCDLGTGNGHLLFELRKEGFRGDLVGLDYSEVSVEFARQIAQKHAVKGITFQQCDILDEKSSVLNDENDKFDILLDKGTFDAIALSSSTYNGGKTGIEIYPSTVKKLLKKGGILLVTSCNFTESELIKHITKNDEFAEEKHIEYPKFEFGGIQGQTICSICFIKN